The DNA window ctttgttgattttttttagacTTCTGGTTTGTGCGTTGCTCCTCCGCAAAAGTCAacgacaaaaaaaaaaaattgctcAATAATCTTGTtcgttttctttttttttttatctcTTATCTGTCATTATTAGCAAATTGTATAAAAAGTCGTTAAAAGAATGGGTACAGCTTGGGAATTAACACAAGCTCTCAAGGatcaaatattcaaatatgCTTCTTTCAACCAAACCCCGGTTTCCTTGAGACAGATGGTCCAATTTGGACCGGTTCCTTCCCCAGGTTCAATTTTCTTAGCATCAAGATTTATCGTTGAAGAGTTACCAATCCGATTGGCTAAAAAAGTGAAAGATTTGGAGAATGCCCCATTAGGATTGAATGAAATGCCATCAACAATTCAGGTGAAAAATTGGTATGCCCAATCCTTCCAAGAATTAACGGAATTACATAAACCAAAGATAAGCGACGAGTTGGCAAAGCTTTTATCCAAAGGTGCCAGTAAACATTCTCTACCAGAGGACTCGATAACTGAAAAACCACATGTCAAACAAGAGATACATCGTATACCCGATCTGCTAGATGACAACCCGgcaatcaataatatttttagCGACGATGGGATTGTTGTCCGacatcaccaccatcaccattCCATTTCCAGAGCAAGACCCCGTTTAAGTGATAACACCCAAACAAGAGTTGAATCACCAACTTATGGCATGTCGTATTTTAGTCCGTGTCAGGGAAACATTGTGTGGCCAAAAGAAGTTTATGATTACAACAAATTGGTTCGTGAAACATTGGAAgtaattaaaaaaagacaCGATGCTACAGTGGCAACCATGGCCCAAGGAGTTCAAGAATGGAAAACTAAAAATCAAACTGTGATGGTCAATTCTCAAATCCAGACGTTTTTAGATCGGTTTTATATGTCGAGAATTGGTATAAGAATGTTGATTGGTCAACATATTGCTTTAAATATGGCCCAGAATTCACCTACAAAGCAGAGATTAAGTTCATTGATTAACGGGTCTCAAGGAACCACCAAGAAGCCTCGTTCAAATTATGTTGGTGTCATATGTACTGATTGCAATGTTGGGGAAATTGCTGAAGATGCTATTGAAACTGCCAAGTACATTTGTGAAGAATATTATGGGTTATTTGAAGCCCCAGAAATACAGTTGATTGCACCTCAACAAGACATAAATTTTATGTATGTTCCTGGACACTTGATTCACATGCTTTTTGAAACTTTGAAGAACTCTTTGAGAGCTACCATCGAGTTCCACACACCAAAGTTGAAACAAAAGATGATAGACGAAGAtccaaatttgaaatttgacGAAATCGAtataaatgatttgaaatttccACCTATAAAAGTAATTATCCTGGAAGGTACCGAAGACATTGCAATAAAAATTTCTGATGAGGGTGGTGGTATACCTAGGTCATCATTGCCGTTGATTTGGACGTATTTGTACACAACCGTGGATGAAACACCAAAATTAGAACCAGAATATGATCAAACCTCATTCAAAGCACCAATGGCTGGTTTTGGTTACGGTTTACCCATTAGTAGATTATATGCAcaatattttggtggtgattTGAAGTTGATTTCCATGGAAGGCTATGGAACTGATGTTTACTTGCATTTGAATAGATTGAGTAGTTCTAATGAACCGCTCCCATGACTAGAGAAGTTAAAAGGTAGTGTTCGAATAAGTTCAGTTTCCATAGTAACATTAGTTTACCTGGTCATATTTGGATTGATGTTTTGGAGCTGAATTCTCAAGAGCAAAACACAAATAATAGCGAAATCATAGGCTAGACAGTAAAGGTCAGAATCAGATATCAAGAAAAGCATGTTTGATGATACAGCAATACCATACTAGAATTTAGAATCTAGAAAATATTTAAGTAACCTTTGATAGTAGTTGtattagaaaaaaattgaacatCGTTTACAATAAGTTCCGGTCACCTCTTTTGTTTAAAAGTTGTACTCAAGTCGTACAAACCTTTATTGACATCTAACTACCAACTTGTGcttgtttttcttctaaCCCCTTTTTGAATACTAAGCGGTAGCTGTATATTATAAATGAGAATCGGGCCCCGTCATCTGATGTGCGGAGGTAGATAATGGGAACAAAATAATTAGTCGTGCAACTGTTACCAATGGTAGTCATTCCGAGGATTGATTTAACTCTTCACATGTTGTAAAGCGgggaaaccaaaaaaaaataattaaaagCTCAAAAAACAgcaacaaatcaaatagttagcaaacaaacaacaatatgTGATTCCAAATGGTTTTGGCCCTCAATTTCTTTACCtatcaaatataaacaGAATTTTGTCGGGTTTAAAAAATCTACTATTTGTACGGCACGTGACTATATTCttctatatttttttttttttttcaagtgCAAAGTGGAGTTAATGGagcaaaagaaaaaaaaaaactacaaacattgataaattaaaagagggaaaaaaaaaagtaatatCATCCAAACAAACCCGTCATCGCCAGTTGGTAAGAAACATAATCTATCAAATAGCACTTTTTaaaaactattttgatATCACCCACTTTACACTACttatattaatatatttcGCTTCATGTCTTCATCACAACCTAGAACTAAACCTTGGGAAGTATCACAAGGAAAATCAGCAGCATCAACCACAGAATCGGTAACGAGTAATATACCAccttcaatatcaaattccGCAACAACTGCCACAACTCAAGGACAACAGCACCTGCAAATACAACCTCCAACTGTGCCGGAGCTTCCAACTTCGCTTTCGTCAGATTTGAATACTATGGCAGAATCTTCGCCGTATGGAGGTTATGGGAATTCGTCAATGAATCGTTACGGCACCACCGGTGGCTATGGATCAAGCATGTATGGCAGTGGATACGGATCAAGTATGTATGGTAACTCGATGTATGGTGGATATGGGAGTATGTATGGAGGCGGTTATGGAGGTTATGGGAGTGGTTACGGTGGATATGGGAGCTATGGAAGTGGGATGTACGGTGGTGGGATGTATGGTAACAACCCTTCGATGATGGGACCAGGAGGGTTAGGAGAGGGCACTCAAGCCacatttcaattgatagaGAGTATAATAGGGGCTGTGGGGGGATTTGCTCAAATGTTAGAGGCCACATATATGGCCACGCACTCGTCATTTTTCACAATGGTCAACTTGGCAGAACAATTTGGCAATTTGAAGAACGCCTTAGGGTCAATATTAGGTATATTTGCTTTGATAAAGTTTGTTAAAAAGATATTCTA is part of the Candida dubliniensis CD36 chromosome R, complete sequence genome and encodes:
- a CDS encoding peroxisomal membrane protein, putative (Similar to S. cerevisiae PEX13), producing MSSSQPRTKPWEVSQGKSAASTTESVTSNIPPSISNSATTATTQGQQHSQIQPPTVPELPTSLSSDLNTMAESSPYGGYGNSSMNRYGTTGGYGSSMYGSGYGSSMYGNSMYGGYGSMYGGGYGGYGSGYGGYGSYGSGMYGGGMYGNNPSMMGPGGLGEGTQATFQLIESIIGAVGGFAQMLEATYMATHSSFFTMVNLAEQFGNLKNALGSILGIFALIKFVKKIFYKITGRVYNYGINASEFTKFEKNQKKLEENLRRNQSGQKPRISLKPLVLFLVAAVGFPYLLSKAIKLLEEKNQRPPQVPSKIQFARALYEFNPQNPQLEAPLEPKEIVAILDSRDSWLRIRKRSGTMGWVPSNYVEVIDT
- a CDS encoding [pyruvate dehydrogenase [lipoamide]] kinase, mitochondrial precursor, putative (Similar to S. cerevisiae PKP1); translated protein: MGTAWELTQALKDQIFKYASFNQTPVSLRQMVQFGPVPSPGSIFLASRFIVEELPIRLAKKVKDLENAPLGLNEMPSTIQVKNWYAQSFQELTELHKPKISDELAKLLSKGASKHSLPEDSITEKPHVKQEIHRIPDSLDDNPAINNIFSDDGIVVRHHHHHHSISRARPRLSDNTQTRVESPTYGMSYFSPCQGNIVWPKEVYDYNKLVRETLEVIKKRHDATVATMAQGVQEWKTKNQTVMVNSQIQTFLDRFYMSRIGIRMLIGQHIALNMAQNSPTKQRLSSLINGSQGTTKKPRSNYVGVICTDCNVGEIAEDAIETAKYICEEYYGLFEAPEIQLIAPQQDINFMYVPGHLIHMLFETLKNSLRATIEFHTPKLKQKMIDEDPNLKFDEIDINDLKFPPIKVIISEGTEDIAIKISDEGGGIPRSSLPLIWTYLYTTVDETPKLEPEYDQTSFKAPMAGFGYGLPISRLYAQYFGGDLKLISMEGYGTDVYLHLNRLSSSNEPLP